The Candidatus Margulisiibacteriota bacterium genome window below encodes:
- a CDS encoding TlpA family protein disulfide reductase produces MRKIILVLCFVSLALSAGNKVSQNVYVAPEVRQAFATAGLPVLRKTRPAVDLTLPLASGGTCNIQELSGKVVFLNFWASWCGPCEDEMPSMERLYQKFKPQGLEMLAVNYQETPETVRAFLAENKLSFPAGLDISGKATTRLYGVTAFPTTYLIDRKGRIIVRVIGSMEWDTPEIMAAFAALLAQE; encoded by the coding sequence ATGCGTAAAATAATTTTAGTCCTGTGTTTTGTTTCTCTGGCGTTGTCCGCCGGCAATAAAGTTTCCCAAAATGTCTACGTCGCGCCGGAGGTGCGCCAGGCTTTTGCCACGGCTGGCCTGCCGGTCTTGCGAAAAACGCGTCCGGCCGTTGACCTTACGCTGCCGCTGGCGTCCGGCGGCACATGCAATATTCAGGAGTTGTCCGGCAAAGTGGTGTTTTTAAATTTTTGGGCGAGCTGGTGCGGCCCCTGCGAGGATGAAATGCCCTCTATGGAAAGGCTCTATCAAAAATTTAAGCCGCAGGGTCTGGAAATGCTGGCGGTAAATTATCAGGAAACACCGGAAACCGTGCGCGCTTTTCTGGCGGAGAATAAACTTTCTTTTCCGGCGGGGTTAGATATTTCCGGTAAAGCAACCACGAGACTTTACGGGGTCACCGCTTTTCCGACGACATATCTCATCGACCGAAAAGGCCGGATTATAGTCAGGGTGATCGGCAGCATGGAATGGGATACGCCGGAAATAATGGCGGCGTTTGCCGCGCTGCTGGCGCAGGAGTAA
- a CDS encoding cytochrome c biogenesis protein CcdA produces MNNHLSVWVAFMAGLFSFFSPCVLPLLPSYFCLLGGFTPEQLKQEAPPLNGYFLARTLGFICGFSLVFVALSLLLAGGFSLLGGAALYIRWLSGLIIIMLGLNILFDFLAFLNYEKRFHLARWPQGAGGALLAGAAFGAGWTPCIGPILASILLLAGQSGQAGAAAWYLTAYSAGLGLPFLLAAVFLERFWRIITRWRAALPVIQKISGVLLIILGLLVLTGRFQALTTLLSR; encoded by the coding sequence ATGAACAATCATCTGTCGGTATGGGTAGCTTTTATGGCCGGGCTTTTTTCTTTTTTCTCGCCCTGTGTTTTGCCGCTGCTTCCCTCATATTTCTGCCTGCTGGGCGGTTTTACTCCTGAACAGCTCAAACAGGAAGCGCCGCCGCTGAACGGCTATTTTCTCGCCCGCACGCTCGGTTTTATCTGTGGTTTTAGTCTGGTATTTGTCGCTTTGAGCCTGCTTCTGGCCGGTGGATTTTCTTTGCTGGGCGGCGCGGCGCTGTATATACGCTGGCTGTCCGGCCTGATCATCATCATGCTGGGCTTAAATATTTTGTTTGATTTTCTGGCTTTCCTGAATTACGAAAAACGTTTTCATCTCGCGCGCTGGCCGCAAGGCGCGGGCGGAGCTTTGCTGGCGGGCGCGGCTTTTGGCGCCGGCTGGACGCCCTGCATCGGCCCGATACTGGCCAGTATTTTGCTGCTGGCCGGACAGAGCGGACAAGCTGGCGCGGCAGCCTGGTATTTGACGGCTTATTCCGCTGGTCTAGGTCTGCCTTTTTTGCTGGCGGCTGTTTTTCTGGAGCGTTTCTGGCGGATAATCACACGCTGGCGCGCGGCGCTGCCCGTTATTCAGAAAATCAGCGGCGTTTTGCTGATCATTTTGGGTTTACTGGTGCTGACCGGCCGTTTTCAGGCACTGACCACACTGCTGAGCCGGTGA